A section of the Longimicrobium sp. genome encodes:
- a CDS encoding SusC/RagA family TonB-linked outer membrane protein, producing MRIARFLRACAVASLFCVLGAGAAAAQQGTITGRVTDARTSQPVPSAQVRVVGSNQMALTNAEGRYTLRGVAPGAASVRVLVIGYSERSQQVTVVPGEPATLDFALQPSAISLAPVVVTATGEQRRTEVGNAIAEVPAAELVRTSAVSNVGDLLTARAPGVTVTPGTQTGAGVRVRIRGTSSLSLTNNPIYVIDGVRVEGSTGSSTVSVGGTLPSRIGDLNPEEIQSMEIVRGPSAATLYGTDAANGVIVITTKRGVAGRTQWSYYTEQTAIRDRNDYPNAYYGWRATSTPTNGVQCFLSQVASGACTQDSVTVYNPTKDRESTPFGAGYRQQHGLQLRGGSEAVRFFLHGEWEDEDGVTQVPRFERRYLASRGLSLLPEQESPNRLTRVTTRANLNFTLPHNADVAVNAGYTSQDLRLPRSDDSGTPGIAANIYGGPGFRYNTNAAGDTLFGWREFTPRTIYQAVTNQSIERLIGSVNGNWRPQGWLALRGNAGLDYTNRTDTQLCRLAECPSTTDRQGFKVDNRTNFFLYTLDGAGTATRRFSDRIESQTTLGVQFYRNIFDRNGASGTQLPPGATTVTAGAIKAADESNNESRTLGGYVEQRLSLNDRLFVTGGLRSDRNSAFGADFERVYYPKLSASWVVSDEPFFPTPTFLGQLRLRAAYGASGVQPGTTDAAPYFSATRALGESGEVPGVVFSAIGNSDLKPERSTELELGIDGRFWNERISTELTYYDKSSRDALIERVLPPSLGTGLTVRFENLGEVRNWGWEALVNARIVQASAFNWDLTLNGTTNSNELITLGGVPTIISSSTLRQAEGYPLNGWWSRPLKSYEDKDGDGIIEYNDNPTLSEIVVGDTAEFHGYSSPRRELSVTNGFELWNRLRLSALVDYKGGHLVYNNTERIRCASRNNCESLVDRNAPLADQARTVAVRQHPSRTVAGFFEPGDFVRLRELSLSFSAPDRWASRFLHSRDVTATLAARNVGILWTRYSGVDPEAFGSTADAPSSFQAFAPPTYFTFRLNLGF from the coding sequence ATGAGAATCGCTCGTTTTCTCCGCGCGTGCGCGGTCGCGTCGCTGTTCTGCGTGCTGGGCGCGGGCGCGGCGGCGGCGCAGCAGGGCACCATCACCGGCCGCGTGACCGACGCCCGCACCAGCCAGCCGGTGCCCTCGGCGCAGGTGCGCGTGGTGGGGAGCAACCAGATGGCGCTCACCAACGCCGAGGGGCGCTACACGCTCCGCGGGGTCGCGCCCGGCGCGGCCAGCGTGCGCGTGCTGGTGATCGGCTACTCCGAGCGCAGCCAGCAGGTGACGGTGGTTCCCGGCGAGCCGGCGACGCTGGACTTCGCGCTGCAGCCCTCCGCCATCTCGCTGGCCCCCGTGGTGGTGACCGCCACCGGCGAGCAGCGCCGCACCGAGGTGGGCAACGCCATCGCCGAGGTGCCCGCCGCCGAGCTGGTGAGGACTTCCGCGGTGAGCAACGTGGGCGACCTGCTGACGGCCCGGGCCCCGGGCGTTACCGTGACGCCGGGCACGCAGACGGGCGCCGGCGTGCGCGTGCGCATCCGCGGCACCAGCTCGCTCTCGCTCACCAACAACCCGATCTACGTGATCGACGGCGTGCGCGTGGAGGGCTCCACCGGCTCCAGCACGGTGAGCGTCGGCGGCACGCTGCCCAGCCGCATCGGCGACCTGAACCCGGAAGAGATCCAGTCAATGGAGATCGTGCGCGGTCCGTCGGCGGCGACGCTGTACGGCACCGACGCGGCCAACGGGGTGATCGTCATCACCACCAAGCGCGGGGTGGCAGGGCGCACGCAGTGGAGCTACTACACGGAGCAGACGGCGATCCGCGACCGCAACGACTACCCGAACGCGTACTACGGGTGGCGGGCCACCTCCACGCCCACCAATGGCGTGCAGTGCTTCCTCAGCCAGGTTGCCAGCGGCGCGTGCACGCAGGACAGCGTCACCGTATACAACCCCACCAAGGACCGCGAGAGCACCCCCTTTGGCGCGGGCTACCGGCAGCAGCACGGGCTGCAGCTTCGCGGCGGGAGCGAGGCGGTGCGCTTCTTCCTTCACGGCGAGTGGGAAGACGAGGATGGCGTGACGCAGGTGCCGCGGTTCGAGCGCCGATACCTGGCCTCGCGCGGCCTGTCGCTCCTCCCCGAGCAGGAGAGCCCCAACCGGCTCACCCGCGTCACCACGCGCGCCAACCTCAACTTCACCCTGCCGCACAACGCGGACGTAGCGGTGAACGCGGGGTACACGTCGCAGGACCTGCGGCTGCCGCGCAGCGACGACAGCGGCACGCCGGGGATCGCGGCCAACATCTACGGCGGGCCCGGCTTCCGCTACAACACCAACGCCGCGGGCGACACGCTGTTCGGATGGCGCGAGTTCACGCCGCGCACCATCTACCAGGCGGTGACCAACCAGTCCATCGAGCGGCTGATCGGCTCGGTGAACGGCAACTGGCGCCCGCAGGGGTGGCTGGCGCTGCGCGGCAACGCGGGGCTGGACTACACCAACCGCACGGACACGCAGCTCTGCCGCCTGGCCGAGTGCCCCAGCACCACGGACCGGCAGGGCTTCAAGGTAGACAACCGCACCAACTTCTTTTTGTACACGCTGGACGGCGCGGGCACGGCCACGCGGCGGTTCAGCGACCGGATCGAGTCGCAGACGACGCTGGGCGTGCAGTTCTACCGCAACATCTTCGACCGCAACGGCGCCAGCGGCACCCAGCTTCCGCCGGGAGCCACCACGGTGACGGCGGGTGCCATCAAGGCGGCCGACGAGTCGAACAACGAGAGCCGCACGCTGGGCGGCTACGTGGAGCAGCGCCTTTCGCTCAACGACCGGCTCTTCGTGACGGGCGGCCTGCGCTCGGACCGCAACAGCGCGTTCGGCGCGGACTTCGAGCGCGTGTACTACCCCAAGCTCTCGGCGTCGTGGGTCGTATCCGACGAGCCGTTCTTCCCCACGCCCACCTTCCTGGGCCAGCTGCGGCTGCGGGCGGCGTACGGCGCGTCCGGCGTGCAGCCCGGCACCACCGACGCGGCGCCGTACTTCTCGGCCACGCGCGCGCTGGGCGAGAGCGGCGAGGTGCCTGGCGTGGTGTTCAGCGCCATCGGCAACTCCGACCTCAAGCCGGAGCGCTCCACCGAGCTGGAGCTGGGGATCGACGGCCGCTTCTGGAACGAGCGCATCTCCACCGAGCTGACGTACTACGACAAGTCGTCCAGGGACGCGCTGATCGAGCGCGTGCTGCCGCCGTCGCTGGGCACCGGCCTCACGGTGCGCTTCGAGAACCTGGGCGAGGTGCGCAACTGGGGGTGGGAGGCGCTGGTCAACGCGCGCATCGTGCAGGCCTCCGCCTTCAACTGGGACCTGACGCTGAACGGCACCACCAACAGCAACGAGCTGATCACGTTGGGCGGGGTGCCCACCATCATCAGCAGCAGCACGCTGCGGCAGGCCGAGGGCTACCCGCTCAACGGCTGGTGGTCGCGTCCGCTGAAGAGCTACGAAGACAAGGACGGCGACGGGATCATCGAGTACAACGACAACCCCACGCTCAGCGAGATCGTGGTGGGCGACACCGCCGAGTTCCACGGCTACTCGTCGCCGCGCAGGGAGCTCTCCGTCACCAACGGCTTCGAGCTGTGGAACCGCCTGCGCCTTTCCGCGCTGGTGGACTACAAGGGCGGGCACCTGGTGTACAACAACACGGAGCGCATCCGCTGCGCCAGCCGCAACAATTGCGAGAGCCTGGTGGACCGCAACGCGCCACTGGCGGACCAGGCGCGCACCGTGGCGGTGCGGCAGCACCCCAGCCGCACGGTGGCCGGCTTCTTTGAGCCGGGCGACTTCGTGCGCCTGCGCGAGCTCTCGCTCAGCTTCAGCGCGCCGGACCGCTGGGCCTCGCGCTTCCTCCACAGCCGCGACGTGACGGCCACGCTGGCCGCGCGCAACGTGGGGATCCTGTGGACCAGGTACTCGGGCGTCGACCCGGAGGCGTTCGGCAGCACGGCCGACGCGCCCTCGTCGTTCCAGGCCTTCGCTCCGCCCACCTACTTCACCTTCCGCCTGAACCTCGGCTTCTAG
- a CDS encoding M3 family metallopeptidase, whose protein sequence is MSTTPETNPLLQDEPLPIPFHRIRAEHVGPGIRAALARAEAELAALVAAPGERTYTNTVGRLEEITERLSRAIRPASVLVGLMNTPEIREAYDTVLPEFSAFFARIALNGELWRAVKAAAESPEVATLDRVRRRHLEKTVRAFVRAGADLGPAEKERVEALRVELSRLQTEFSNHVLDSTNAWEMVLNDQAELAGLPESALTQARAAAQARGVEGWRFTLHQPSVQPFLQYAERRDLRQRIHQAYSNRAADAPYDNRPLVGRILALRRELAQLLGFRDWADYELEEAMARSGERAMAFEEDLTARTRPFWEREIAALEEFARDELGLDPLQPWDVAFATEQMRRARFDLDAEEVRPYFPMDRVQDGLFELARRLFGVTVKERRVEEVWHPEVKYYDAFDESGLRLGGFYTDWHPRESKRGGAWMNGVVLGGPRPGGGWDEHLAMIVGNMSPPEGDRPALLTHREVETVFHEFGHLLHHLLSRVEVRELGGTRVPTDWVELPSQIMENWTWERPALELFARHWQTGEPIPDELFAKMKAARTFMAASFQMRQLSFGTLDLDLHVRFDPVHGGDPIARSREVLARFHPRPDFANDHFVAGFTHIFAGGYAAGYYSYLWSEVLDADAFSRFEREGLFSREAGSAFVRSVLSRGDDTDPAELFREFMGRDPDPDALLRRNLGAVG, encoded by the coding sequence ATGAGCACCACGCCCGAGACCAACCCCCTCCTGCAGGACGAACCGCTCCCCATCCCCTTCCACCGCATCCGGGCGGAGCACGTGGGCCCCGGCATACGGGCCGCGCTGGCCCGCGCGGAGGCGGAGCTGGCCGCGCTGGTGGCCGCCCCGGGCGAGCGGACGTACACCAACACCGTCGGGCGGCTGGAGGAGATCACCGAGCGGCTTTCGCGCGCCATCCGCCCCGCGTCCGTGCTGGTGGGGCTGATGAACACGCCCGAGATCCGGGAGGCGTACGACACCGTACTTCCCGAGTTTTCCGCCTTTTTCGCCCGCATCGCCCTCAACGGCGAGCTGTGGCGCGCGGTCAAGGCCGCCGCGGAGTCGCCCGAGGTGGCAACTCTCGACCGCGTGCGCCGCCGGCACCTGGAGAAGACGGTGCGCGCCTTCGTCCGCGCCGGCGCGGACCTGGGGCCGGCGGAGAAGGAGCGCGTGGAGGCGCTGCGCGTGGAGCTCTCGCGCCTCCAGACCGAGTTCTCCAACCACGTGCTCGACTCCACCAACGCGTGGGAGATGGTGCTGAACGACCAGGCGGAGCTGGCGGGGCTCCCGGAGTCCGCGCTGACGCAGGCGCGCGCAGCGGCCCAGGCGCGCGGGGTGGAGGGGTGGCGCTTCACGCTGCACCAGCCGTCGGTGCAGCCCTTTCTGCAGTACGCGGAGCGGCGCGACCTGCGCCAGCGGATCCACCAGGCGTACAGCAACCGCGCTGCCGATGCGCCGTACGACAACCGTCCGCTGGTTGGGCGCATCCTGGCGCTGCGTCGCGAGCTGGCGCAGCTCCTGGGCTTCCGCGACTGGGCGGACTACGAGCTGGAAGAGGCGATGGCCCGCAGCGGCGAGCGCGCCATGGCCTTCGAAGAGGACCTCACCGCGCGCACCCGCCCCTTCTGGGAGCGCGAGATCGCGGCGCTCGAGGAGTTCGCGCGCGACGAGCTGGGCCTCGACCCCCTGCAGCCGTGGGACGTCGCCTTCGCCACCGAGCAGATGCGGCGCGCTCGCTTCGACCTGGATGCGGAGGAGGTGCGCCCGTACTTCCCCATGGACCGCGTGCAGGACGGCCTCTTCGAGCTGGCGCGCCGCCTCTTCGGCGTCACGGTGAAGGAACGGCGGGTGGAGGAGGTGTGGCACCCCGAGGTGAAGTACTACGACGCCTTCGACGAGAGCGGCTTGCGGCTGGGCGGCTTCTACACCGACTGGCACCCGCGCGAGAGCAAGCGCGGCGGCGCCTGGATGAACGGCGTCGTGCTCGGCGGCCCGCGCCCCGGCGGCGGGTGGGACGAGCACCTGGCGATGATCGTGGGGAACATGAGCCCCCCCGAGGGTGACCGCCCCGCGCTCCTCACCCACCGCGAGGTGGAGACGGTGTTCCACGAGTTCGGCCACCTCCTGCACCACCTCCTCTCACGCGTGGAGGTGCGCGAGCTGGGCGGGACGCGCGTGCCCACCGACTGGGTGGAGCTCCCCTCGCAGATCATGGAGAACTGGACGTGGGAGCGCCCCGCTCTGGAGCTCTTCGCCCGCCACTGGCAGACGGGTGAGCCGATCCCGGACGAGCTGTTCGCCAAGATGAAGGCGGCGCGCACCTTCATGGCCGCTTCGTTCCAGATGCGGCAGCTCTCCTTCGGCACGCTGGACCTGGACCTCCACGTCCGCTTCGACCCGGTGCACGGCGGCGACCCCATCGCCCGATCGCGCGAGGTGCTGGCGCGCTTCCACCCGCGCCCCGACTTCGCGAACGACCATTTCGTCGCGGGCTTCACCCACATCTTCGCGGGCGGCTACGCGGCCGGCTACTACAGCTACCTGTGGAGCGAGGTGCTGGACGCCGACGCCTTCTCCCGCTTCGAGCGCGAGGGCCTCTTCAGCCGCGAGGCGGGGAGCGCCTTCGTCCGATCCGTCCTCTCCCGGGGCGACGACACCGACCCCGCCGAGCTCTTTCGCGAGTTCATGGGCCGCGACCCCGACCCGGACGCCCTGCTGCGGCGGAACCTGGGGGCGGTGGGGTAG
- a CDS encoding D-aminoacylase: MRLSNLQRRGLAAGILLASVALPLRAQGGYDVIIRNGRVLDGTGNPWYRADVALRGGRIAAIGDLAGARAAREIDASGLYVAPGFIDVHTHAGEGLATPALSHGRPLLAQGITTVLVNPDGGGATDIARQRAAFEAAGIGVNVAQMVPHGSVRQRVMGMADRAPTPAEMEQMRALVRAGMEEGAFGISTGPWYAPGSFAKTEELIDLSKIVAGYGGAYSSHIRDEADYTVGLVAAVDEVIRIGREARLRVVATHLKALGPRVWGYSAALVSRIDRARAEGVEVFADQYPYTASATSLSGALVPRWALAGGDSALRRRIGDPAEGARLRAELLESLDRRGGADRIQFRRHRPDPTIEGKTLQWVAERGRVQPVDAVLALLREGNPGVVSFNMLDEDVDRLMRQPWMMTSSDGDLVPMGEGVPHPRSYGTYPRKIREYVVERGVIDLASAVRSMTSLPATVFRIPDRGVLREGAVADVVVFDLARVNDPATFSDPHRLAEGMVHVFVNGGEAIRDGRFGAAPHGRVLSLARRAQTP; this comes from the coding sequence ATGCGCCTCAGCAACCTGCAGCGGCGGGGCCTCGCGGCGGGCATCCTCCTCGCCTCCGTCGCGCTGCCGCTGCGCGCGCAGGGCGGCTACGACGTCATCATCCGCAACGGCCGCGTGCTGGACGGCACCGGCAACCCGTGGTACCGCGCGGACGTGGCGCTGCGCGGCGGGCGCATCGCGGCCATCGGAGACCTGGCGGGGGCGCGGGCGGCGCGCGAGATCGACGCGTCGGGGCTGTACGTGGCGCCCGGCTTCATCGACGTGCACACCCACGCCGGCGAGGGGCTCGCCACCCCCGCGCTCAGCCACGGACGCCCGCTCCTGGCGCAGGGGATCACCACTGTCCTGGTGAACCCGGACGGCGGCGGGGCGACGGACATCGCCCGGCAGCGCGCGGCGTTCGAGGCCGCGGGCATCGGGGTGAACGTGGCGCAGATGGTACCGCACGGCTCCGTTCGCCAGCGGGTGATGGGGATGGCGGACCGCGCGCCCACCCCCGCGGAGATGGAGCAGATGCGCGCCCTGGTGCGGGCGGGGATGGAGGAGGGCGCCTTCGGCATCTCCACCGGGCCGTGGTACGCGCCGGGGAGCTTCGCGAAGACGGAGGAGCTGATCGACCTCTCCAAGATCGTGGCGGGGTACGGCGGGGCGTACAGCAGCCACATCCGCGACGAGGCGGACTACACCGTGGGGCTGGTGGCGGCGGTGGACGAGGTGATCCGCATCGGGCGCGAGGCGCGGCTGCGCGTGGTGGCCACGCACCTCAAGGCGCTGGGGCCGCGCGTGTGGGGCTACTCCGCCGCGCTGGTGAGCCGCATCGACCGGGCGCGCGCCGAGGGGGTGGAGGTCTTCGCGGACCAGTACCCCTACACCGCCTCCGCCACCTCACTGAGCGGCGCGCTCGTCCCCCGCTGGGCGCTGGCGGGCGGAGACAGCGCCCTGCGCCGCCGCATCGGCGACCCGGCCGAGGGGGCGCGGCTGCGGGCGGAGCTGCTGGAGAGCCTGGACCGGCGCGGCGGCGCGGATCGCATCCAGTTCCGCCGCCACCGCCCCGACCCCACCATCGAGGGAAAAACGCTGCAGTGGGTGGCCGAGCGCGGGCGCGTGCAGCCGGTGGACGCCGTGCTCGCCCTCCTGCGCGAGGGGAACCCCGGCGTCGTATCCTTCAACATGCTGGACGAGGACGTGGACCGGCTGATGCGGCAGCCGTGGATGATGACATCCTCCGACGGCGACCTGGTGCCGATGGGCGAGGGGGTGCCGCACCCGCGCTCGTACGGCACCTACCCGCGCAAGATCCGCGAGTACGTGGTGGAGCGCGGGGTGATCGACCTGGCGTCGGCCGTGCGCAGCATGACCTCGCTCCCCGCCACCGTCTTCCGCATCCCCGACCGCGGCGTGCTGCGCGAGGGCGCCGTGGCGGACGTGGTGGTGTTCGACCTGGCGCGCGTAAACGATCCCGCCACCTTCAGCGACCCGCACCGGCTGGCCGAGGGGATGGTGCACGTCTTCGTCAACGGCGGCGAAGCTATCCGCGATGGCCGCTTCGGCGCCGCGCCGCACGGGCGCGTCCTTTCCCTCGCCCGCCGCGCGCAGACGCCATGA